From a single Micromonospora pallida genomic region:
- a CDS encoding ATP-binding protein, with amino-acid sequence MLDPSPEDDRTSPTVSTPGFVGRDREMGALRGALARPPAIVLVEGEAGIGKSRLLREWLAAPYQRTALVSVCPPLRESLTLGPIVDAFRGIDRPVSRLRLTDLAGALRPLFPEWSSDLPPALEPLDDAKAARHRLFRALDELIRALRVDVLVLEDAHWADEVTLEFLLFLTSRQQSDGPSLVVSYRPEEVHAGSLLLRLTSRLPAGVTQLRIALAPLRPDDTAALVSSMLDGNPISQEFTTFMHERTGGVPLALEESVRLMCDRADLVFRDGQWVRLKLSELQVPPTVRDSTRERVGRLSPTAQQVLRAAATLAERSSVATIAVTAGLSPDACRGAVAEAADAGVLDGDDHGQWRFRHVLAATAVYEAIPLTDRRHFHLRAGRALEDIHPPPVARLARHFREAGETESWARYAEQGAELAMASGDHTKAVVLLADLLSWSELPPSDRARVARIAGVAALGRREPVDEVYHRVIRTLRSVLETPGLSARQQAEIRNPLGRLLITGGEAQAALSELEQAVANLDHDPVEAARAMTYLGWAYAGPWPASTHRRWLDRAAELTAEFDSPAEWLNLAGNRAAALLMLGDEEAWDVVADLPVDGETSAERLDVARIHANVGTGALIWGRYAEAEGHLVVAMRLAEAEQAYRLQYNVRLEQANLAWLTGRWEGLAERSAALADADRDRPALYLGSIRLAARLAAAAGRRRAAEEQFRLVLEESARLGAADDTMEAAAALARLWLTDGNSGRALQITNEPMDTVRRKGIWVWATDLVPARIEAHLAAGDLKAATRLGDQFARGLRGRTAPAPRAALTVCRALLAAAAGDHARAAAAYDRAARAWSALPRPYDAMLARERQAEALMAQGQVEQGRELLAAQYEHLFRLGARGDADRVAQRLREHGAEVPRLWRGGRRGYGDRLSPRELDVVRLVVAGKTNREISRVLAKSPATVDQQLRAAMRKLKVTSRTALAVKAVEAGVFAEEDSLDYPS; translated from the coding sequence ATGCTCGACCCCTCGCCGGAGGACGACCGGACCTCACCGACGGTTTCTACGCCGGGTTTCGTGGGTCGTGATCGGGAGATGGGGGCGCTCAGGGGTGCCTTGGCCCGGCCACCGGCGATCGTGCTGGTGGAGGGCGAGGCGGGGATCGGGAAGAGCCGACTGCTACGAGAGTGGTTGGCCGCGCCGTACCAGCGCACTGCCCTGGTCTCCGTGTGCCCACCGCTTCGAGAGTCGCTGACGTTGGGGCCGATCGTCGACGCGTTCCGTGGGATCGACCGGCCGGTGTCGCGATTGCGGCTCACCGATCTTGCGGGTGCGTTACGGCCCCTGTTCCCTGAATGGTCCTCGGACCTGCCGCCCGCGTTGGAGCCCTTGGACGATGCGAAGGCGGCACGGCATCGCCTGTTCCGTGCCCTGGACGAGCTGATCCGGGCTCTGCGTGTCGACGTCCTCGTGCTCGAGGACGCTCACTGGGCCGACGAGGTGACCCTGGAGTTCCTGCTGTTCCTCACCTCCCGACAGCAGTCGGACGGGCCAAGCCTCGTGGTCTCCTATCGGCCGGAGGAAGTGCACGCCGGATCGCTGTTGCTGCGGCTGACGTCCCGGCTGCCTGCTGGCGTGACCCAGCTGAGGATCGCCCTGGCGCCGTTGCGACCCGACGACACGGCAGCGCTGGTGTCCTCGATGCTGGACGGCAACCCGATCTCGCAGGAGTTCACGACGTTCATGCACGAGCGGACCGGTGGCGTTCCGCTGGCGCTGGAGGAGTCGGTTCGCCTCATGTGCGACCGTGCCGACCTCGTCTTCCGTGACGGGCAGTGGGTCCGGCTGAAGCTGAGCGAGCTACAGGTGCCGCCAACGGTGCGCGACTCCACCCGGGAGCGGGTGGGCCGTCTGTCGCCGACGGCGCAGCAGGTGTTGCGAGCTGCGGCGACGTTGGCTGAGCGGTCATCGGTGGCCACGATCGCGGTGACCGCCGGTCTGTCACCAGATGCGTGTCGAGGCGCTGTCGCGGAGGCGGCCGATGCCGGCGTCCTGGACGGAGACGACCACGGCCAGTGGCGATTCCGGCATGTGCTGGCCGCCACGGCTGTCTACGAAGCGATCCCGTTGACCGATCGCAGACACTTCCACCTGCGGGCCGGCCGGGCGTTGGAGGACATCCATCCGCCGCCTGTCGCACGCCTTGCCCGCCACTTCCGTGAGGCGGGCGAGACGGAATCCTGGGCGCGGTACGCCGAGCAGGGCGCCGAGCTGGCCATGGCTTCGGGTGACCACACCAAGGCGGTCGTCCTGCTGGCCGACCTGTTGTCGTGGTCCGAGCTGCCGCCGTCGGATCGGGCACGAGTCGCGCGCATCGCCGGAGTGGCCGCACTGGGCCGTCGTGAACCGGTCGACGAGGTCTACCACCGCGTGATCCGTACCTTGCGCTCGGTGCTGGAGACCCCCGGTCTCTCCGCACGCCAGCAGGCCGAGATCCGCAACCCCCTGGGTCGGCTCCTGATCACCGGGGGTGAGGCGCAGGCCGCACTCAGCGAGCTCGAGCAGGCGGTGGCCAACCTCGACCACGACCCGGTCGAGGCGGCTCGGGCGATGACCTATCTCGGCTGGGCCTATGCGGGACCATGGCCGGCGTCAACTCATCGGCGTTGGCTGGATCGCGCCGCTGAGCTCACCGCCGAATTCGATTCTCCCGCAGAGTGGCTGAACCTGGCCGGCAACCGTGCCGCTGCGTTGCTCATGCTCGGCGATGAGGAGGCCTGGGACGTCGTCGCCGACCTGCCTGTCGACGGTGAGACCTCGGCGGAGCGTCTCGATGTGGCCCGCATCCACGCAAATGTCGGGACCGGCGCACTGATCTGGGGTCGGTACGCCGAGGCGGAGGGACACCTCGTCGTGGCCATGCGCCTTGCCGAGGCCGAGCAGGCGTACCGGTTGCAGTACAACGTCCGACTCGAACAGGCCAACCTGGCGTGGCTCACCGGTCGGTGGGAGGGTCTCGCGGAGCGAAGCGCGGCACTCGCCGATGCCGACCGAGACCGGCCGGCGCTCTACCTCGGCAGCATTCGGCTCGCCGCCCGGCTGGCAGCCGCGGCCGGACGTCGGCGCGCTGCGGAGGAGCAGTTCCGGCTGGTCCTCGAGGAGTCCGCCCGTCTCGGCGCAGCCGACGACACGATGGAGGCCGCCGCTGCGCTGGCCAGACTGTGGCTGACGGACGGAAACAGCGGCCGGGCGCTGCAGATCACGAACGAGCCGATGGACACAGTCCGGAGAAAAGGCATCTGGGTCTGGGCGACGGACCTCGTCCCGGCCCGGATCGAGGCGCACCTCGCCGCGGGTGACCTCAAGGCCGCGACACGTCTGGGCGACCAGTTCGCCAGAGGACTGCGTGGCCGTACGGCGCCTGCGCCTCGCGCGGCGCTCACCGTATGCCGTGCCCTGTTGGCCGCCGCAGCCGGAGACCACGCCCGCGCGGCGGCGGCCTACGACCGGGCGGCGCGCGCCTGGAGCGCGTTGCCGCGCCCCTACGACGCCATGCTCGCCCGCGAGCGTCAAGCCGAGGCGCTGATGGCGCAAGGCCAGGTCGAACAGGGCCGAGAGTTGCTGGCCGCACAGTACGAGCATCTGTTCAGGCTCGGGGCCCGCGGAGATGCGGACCGTGTCGCGCAGCGGCTTCGCGAACACGGCGCCGAGGTTCCGCGATTGTGGCGCGGCGGTCGACGGGGGTACGGCGACCGGCTCTCACCTCGTGAGCTCGACGTGGTCCGACTGGTTGTCGCCGGCAAGACGAACCGGGAGATCAGCCGGGTTCTGGCCAAGTCGCCGGCCACGGTGGATCAACAGTTGCGTGCGGCGATGCGCAAGTTGAAGGTGACCTCCCGGACCGCGCTCGCGGTCAAGGCAGTAGAGGCCGGGGTGTTCGCAGAAGAGGATTCCCTCGACTACCCGTCGTGA
- a CDS encoding S8 family serine peptidase, which yields MPTAMPATATTTRATTPTNPCRPEDLRMRPKALVAALAVAVGLSMIPPSPASAAAPEPGEAVSKIASDLKDRFRAEPVSDFWIRFDTKADLAPAKKIADWTARGQFVYDALTAAAKDSLASVSTELDGAGVKYTSYPIANAVLVKGGTENLALDVASVVQVAEIHATPQVALVEPVDEKSPADQAVRPAAPATAAETGTVSWGLDAIHAPEAWARGATGAGITVSNIDSGVQFDHPALVNSYRGNKGDGTFDHDYNWMATRGTCVGVPCDDDGHGTHTMGTMVGDDGTNHVGVAPEAQWIATDGCCADSGPESLLESGWWLLAPTDVHGNNPDVSKRPHVINNSWGQGAEHNFNDFFRAIDEAWNAAGIFSVWSAGNTTPYAACDTVSSPGSAESAYSVGAYASNGTLGSFSRKGEGEGGRIKPEISAPGVTVRSSYPNNSYTEMSGTSMAAPHVAGAVAALWSYDPTLVGQVEQTRRLLAESAVDVDDTECGGTAAFNNKYGEGRLDLVRLLDLAPRQGGTLTGVVTANGAPVPAAEVTISGPFSRSIGTDKDGRFSMNLPVGDYQISTRVFGYLTATASATITQGQNTSLTVPLTAAARHDISGRVVDDKKQPVPNADVSVRDTPLAAVRTDANGAFRIAAVPEGGYALNIKPNACFSPTTVPLTVGAQNESPEIPVALVVDEGGYTCSVSEGEYLRGTDPVAFPSGVWATVKLPFPVALYNGSHDTLGISLRGVISPDTTTGPGFGGAGVFPFYVQTPVQTTGGGVYTAATKVNGEDAFVVEFRDVRVWAYPIRSEYTQPVSFSATFTRSGTVIFGYGDGIGTDDPVTAGARAITGIQGWAGVDGIRFSEYAPVLRDGMIVTYDLPDFGYLDATVVDQNDGLPVAGAKVSFTNKSGLVEAVTTSGTGIVHRQLPIGDYTMTVDAPNYTTAAYPFSLDKLYAKAKIDARLTTGVAGLKADGLDAVLGTDQKGVGTLTLTNTGSAPLTYDLGEAGRHPELDATGPTERTGTGADSTIDLTAWNTTSTGMKPSAIDGTSTKVDAAAARAADKIGTTSGGDVITRIAIPGKIEEKEPAGVGYDGDVWVHDYTARTNTAYTVTGKPTGKVFDAAWNPAYRAFDLELDTRTGDMCQIEDSPRSVIHCFDRETGKETRVIKGTWSTVQLTGLAYNPTLDVFYVGGRQNGSIGTVAGTSWENPGEFLSYCAAPKPEVMGLAYNPASNTLWYSDLAASGPTRLIQVNPSTCQLVNAWWFPGMKSRQGGGLATDVTGALWAVDQIADDVVLVDVEDDLLTDLPWLSLSSTGGTLAPGESTTVKVSVSSKDAKPGVLGANIVVRSDSGRQSKTYVPVTLTTTKYQVGVNVGGPSFTDGSGYTWSADQAAGDGAWGYEGKTRVTSTQAGIDGTTDDKLFQSQRTTPAKDLTYTFPDAPKGTYTIDLGFAEIEKVAKGKRVFDVLVDGSLTEYAYDAAAAGGPNAADWRTAVVKHEGGPLTVELRGSRGLRAPSIAALRVTLDPRAEQVEQEPMPEQPEPGEVPVAPAGRSYSSKVTSGLYRQGTEHSGWIGDDLCGVLWFDSSFRFPFYDTSWDGVCVVTNGSLIFDRASTLGTNTALPSRSPIDAIRPLWDDLIVDAQGGIYLGTTEVDGLKAQVIEWRNVTFYSDQTARVSFSVTLIADGRIQIGYGDGIGGEKPVTRGSSATVGVESLKGNPASQHSFNQPVLTAGLGLEYILPAAGTIEGTVTDANDSKPIAGAIVTLKSPTGDRVITADAAGRWKAQALVGENTVEVWAPNYVTASRPVTIAKKDQAEVVDSALTTGIATITGAAFDWFLGSDQTASADVTVTNTGSAPLRVQLSEQRRTDGGHEAADLPWLTLTGKAATGTVELAVGESTTVTATVDNTGLKPGVLVGDVLVASNAAKGEAQYTPVRLATSAYWKGVDVGGSGHVGADGFVWSPDQALGSGAWGYVGGVVRATEADIAGTEDDALFRAQRTGKTFAYVFKNAPAGTYRIGLDFAEIEKVKAGMRTFDVLVDGKAVLHDHDVQARAGALTADVNTVTVEHAGGDLKIEFRSEIGERDPILTALKVQEDPRL from the coding sequence GTGCCGACCGCGATGCCCGCGACGGCGACGACCACAAGAGCCACGACCCCTACCAACCCCTGTAGGCCGGAGGACCTCCGTATGAGACCCAAAGCCCTCGTCGCTGCGCTGGCCGTAGCGGTCGGCCTGAGCATGATTCCACCATCACCAGCGTCGGCTGCTGCGCCGGAACCTGGTGAGGCCGTCAGCAAGATCGCGTCGGACCTGAAGGACCGCTTCCGTGCGGAGCCGGTCTCCGACTTCTGGATCAGGTTCGACACCAAGGCCGACCTCGCACCGGCGAAGAAGATCGCCGACTGGACCGCTCGCGGTCAGTTCGTCTACGACGCGCTGACCGCAGCGGCGAAGGACTCCCTGGCATCCGTCTCCACCGAACTCGACGGGGCAGGCGTCAAATACACCTCCTACCCGATCGCCAACGCTGTGCTCGTCAAGGGCGGCACCGAGAACCTCGCCCTCGACGTGGCCTCGGTGGTGCAGGTCGCCGAGATCCACGCGACGCCGCAGGTCGCGCTGGTCGAGCCCGTGGACGAGAAGAGCCCGGCTGACCAGGCCGTACGCCCCGCCGCCCCGGCGACCGCCGCCGAGACGGGCACCGTCTCGTGGGGTCTGGACGCCATTCACGCTCCCGAGGCCTGGGCCAGGGGCGCCACGGGCGCGGGCATCACCGTGTCCAACATCGACTCTGGCGTCCAGTTCGACCATCCGGCGCTGGTGAACTCCTATCGCGGCAACAAGGGCGACGGCACGTTCGACCACGACTACAACTGGATGGCCACCCGGGGCACGTGCGTGGGCGTGCCGTGCGACGACGACGGGCACGGCACCCACACCATGGGCACCATGGTCGGCGACGACGGCACCAACCACGTCGGCGTCGCCCCGGAAGCGCAGTGGATCGCGACGGACGGGTGCTGCGCGGACAGCGGCCCCGAGTCGCTGCTCGAGTCCGGCTGGTGGCTGCTCGCCCCGACCGACGTCCACGGGAACAACCCGGACGTCTCCAAGCGCCCCCACGTCATCAACAACTCGTGGGGCCAGGGCGCGGAGCACAACTTCAACGACTTCTTCCGGGCCATCGACGAGGCCTGGAACGCGGCGGGCATCTTCAGCGTCTGGTCGGCGGGCAACACCACGCCGTATGCGGCCTGCGACACCGTCTCCTCGCCAGGCTCCGCCGAGAGTGCCTACTCCGTCGGCGCCTACGCGTCGAACGGCACGCTCGGGTCGTTCTCCCGCAAGGGCGAGGGTGAGGGCGGCCGGATCAAGCCCGAGATCTCCGCCCCCGGCGTGACCGTCCGGTCGTCCTACCCGAACAACAGCTACACCGAGATGTCCGGTACGTCGATGGCGGCTCCCCACGTCGCCGGCGCCGTGGCGGCGTTGTGGAGTTACGACCCGACCCTGGTCGGGCAGGTCGAGCAGACCCGCCGCCTGCTCGCCGAGTCGGCCGTCGACGTCGACGACACCGAGTGCGGCGGCACCGCCGCCTTCAACAACAAGTACGGCGAGGGCCGGCTCGACCTCGTCCGCCTGCTCGACCTCGCGCCGCGCCAGGGCGGCACCCTGACCGGTGTCGTGACTGCCAACGGTGCCCCGGTCCCCGCCGCCGAGGTGACGATCAGCGGTCCGTTCAGCCGGTCGATCGGGACGGACAAGGACGGCCGGTTCTCGATGAACCTCCCGGTCGGCGACTACCAGATCAGCACCAGGGTCTTCGGCTACCTGACCGCGACCGCGAGCGCCACGATCACCCAGGGCCAGAACACCTCGCTCACGGTTCCCCTCACCGCCGCGGCGCGCCACGACATCAGCGGCAGGGTCGTCGACGACAAGAAGCAGCCCGTCCCGAACGCCGACGTCTCCGTCAGGGACACGCCGCTGGCCGCGGTACGCACGGATGCCAACGGCGCGTTCAGGATCGCCGCTGTCCCCGAGGGCGGATACGCGCTGAACATCAAGCCCAACGCCTGCTTCTCGCCCACCACCGTCCCGCTGACCGTCGGCGCGCAGAACGAGTCGCCGGAGATCCCGGTTGCGCTCGTCGTCGACGAGGGCGGTTACACCTGCTCCGTCTCCGAAGGCGAGTACCTGCGCGGCACGGACCCGGTCGCGTTCCCGAGTGGCGTCTGGGCCACGGTGAAGCTGCCGTTCCCGGTCGCGCTCTACAACGGGAGCCACGACACCCTCGGCATCAGCCTGCGCGGCGTGATCTCCCCGGACACCACCACCGGGCCCGGCTTCGGCGGGGCTGGCGTCTTCCCGTTCTACGTCCAGACCCCCGTCCAGACCACGGGCGGTGGCGTCTACACGGCGGCGACCAAGGTCAACGGCGAGGACGCCTTCGTCGTCGAGTTCCGCGACGTCCGGGTCTGGGCCTACCCGATCCGGTCGGAGTACACGCAGCCGGTCAGCTTCTCGGCCACCTTCACCCGCTCCGGCACCGTGATCTTCGGGTACGGCGACGGCATCGGTACCGACGACCCGGTGACCGCCGGCGCCCGCGCCATCACCGGAATACAGGGCTGGGCCGGCGTCGACGGCATCCGGTTCTCCGAATACGCCCCGGTGCTGCGCGACGGGATGATCGTCACCTACGACCTGCCTGACTTCGGGTACCTCGACGCGACCGTCGTCGACCAGAACGACGGGCTGCCGGTGGCCGGGGCCAAGGTCTCTTTCACGAACAAGTCTGGGCTCGTCGAGGCCGTCACGACCAGCGGGACGGGCATCGTGCATCGCCAGCTTCCGATCGGCGACTACACGATGACGGTCGACGCGCCGAACTACACGACCGCGGCATACCCCTTCTCCCTCGACAAGCTCTACGCGAAGGCCAAGATCGACGCGCGTCTGACCACGGGTGTCGCCGGCCTGAAGGCCGACGGCCTCGACGCGGTGCTGGGCACCGACCAGAAGGGCGTCGGCACTCTGACGCTGACCAACACCGGCTCGGCACCGCTGACGTACGACCTGGGCGAGGCGGGGCGCCACCCGGAGCTGGACGCGACCGGGCCCACCGAGCGCACCGGGACGGGAGCCGACAGCACCATCGACCTCACCGCCTGGAACACGACGTCGACGGGCATGAAGCCGTCGGCCATCGACGGCACGAGCACCAAGGTCGATGCCGCTGCAGCGCGAGCCGCCGACAAGATCGGCACGACCTCCGGCGGCGACGTCATCACCCGGATCGCCATCCCGGGCAAGATCGAGGAGAAGGAGCCCGCTGGCGTCGGATACGACGGCGACGTCTGGGTCCACGACTACACCGCCAGGACCAACACCGCCTACACGGTGACCGGCAAGCCGACCGGCAAGGTCTTCGACGCCGCGTGGAACCCCGCCTACCGCGCGTTCGACCTGGAGCTCGACACTCGGACCGGCGACATGTGCCAGATCGAGGACAGCCCGCGCTCGGTGATCCACTGTTTCGACCGGGAGACCGGTAAGGAGACGAGGGTCATCAAGGGCACGTGGTCCACGGTGCAGCTGACCGGGCTCGCCTACAACCCGACGCTCGACGTCTTCTACGTGGGCGGCCGCCAGAACGGCTCCATCGGGACCGTCGCCGGCACCTCGTGGGAGAACCCGGGTGAATTCCTCTCCTACTGCGCCGCGCCCAAGCCCGAGGTGATGGGGCTGGCCTACAACCCCGCGTCGAACACCCTCTGGTACAGCGACCTCGCCGCCAGCGGACCGACCCGGCTGATCCAGGTCAACCCCAGCACCTGTCAGCTCGTCAACGCCTGGTGGTTCCCGGGCATGAAGTCGCGCCAGGGCGGCGGCCTTGCGACCGACGTGACCGGCGCGCTCTGGGCCGTGGACCAGATCGCCGACGACGTCGTGCTCGTCGACGTCGAGGACGACCTGCTCACCGACCTGCCGTGGCTGTCGCTGTCCTCGACCGGCGGCACCCTTGCGCCGGGGGAGTCGACGACCGTGAAGGTCTCGGTCTCCTCGAAGGACGCCAAGCCAGGAGTCCTCGGCGCGAACATCGTGGTGCGGTCCGACTCCGGACGCCAGTCCAAGACCTACGTCCCGGTGACGCTCACGACCACGAAGTACCAGGTCGGCGTCAACGTCGGCGGTCCTTCGTTCACCGACGGCTCCGGCTACACCTGGTCCGCCGACCAGGCTGCCGGCGACGGGGCGTGGGGCTACGAGGGGAAGACCAGGGTCACCTCCACGCAGGCCGGGATCGACGGCACCACGGACGACAAGCTGTTCCAGTCGCAGCGCACCACGCCGGCCAAGGACCTGACCTACACGTTCCCCGACGCGCCCAAGGGCACCTACACGATCGATCTCGGGTTCGCCGAGATCGAGAAGGTGGCCAAGGGGAAGCGGGTGTTCGACGTCCTCGTGGACGGCTCGCTGACGGAGTACGCGTACGACGCGGCCGCAGCCGGGGGGCCGAACGCCGCCGACTGGCGCACTGCCGTCGTGAAGCACGAGGGTGGTCCGCTGACCGTGGAGCTGCGGGGTTCGAGGGGCCTGCGCGCCCCGAGCATCGCCGCGCTGCGCGTGACGCTCGACCCGCGCGCAGAGCAGGTCGAGCAGGAGCCCATGCCCGAGCAGCCGGAGCCGGGCGAGGTACCGGTGGCTCCCGCCGGTCGCTCGTACTCGTCGAAGGTGACCAGCGGGCTCTACCGCCAGGGCACCGAGCACTCCGGCTGGATCGGCGACGACCTCTGCGGCGTGCTGTGGTTCGACTCCAGCTTCCGCTTCCCGTTCTACGACACGTCCTGGGACGGCGTGTGCGTGGTGACCAACGGCTCGTTGATCTTCGACCGCGCCAGCACGCTGGGGACCAACACGGCACTGCCGTCGCGGAGCCCGATCGACGCGATCCGCCCGCTCTGGGACGACCTCATCGTCGACGCCCAGGGAGGCATCTACCTGGGCACGACCGAGGTGGACGGGCTGAAGGCGCAGGTCATCGAGTGGCGCAACGTCACCTTCTACAGTGATCAGACGGCCCGCGTGAGCTTCTCCGTCACCCTGATCGCGGACGGACGGATCCAGATCGGGTACGGCGACGGGATCGGTGGCGAGAAGCCCGTGACCCGCGGGTCGTCGGCCACGGTCGGCGTGGAGAGCCTCAAGGGCAACCCCGCGAGCCAGCACTCCTTCAACCAGCCTGTCCTCACGGCCGGCCTGGGGCTGGAGTACATCCTCCCGGCCGCGGGCACGATCGAGGGCACGGTCACCGACGCGAACGACAGCAAGCCGATCGCGGGTGCGATCGTCACGCTGAAGTCGCCGACTGGCGACCGGGTCATCACGGCCGACGCCGCGGGCCGCTGGAAGGCGCAGGCGCTGGTCGGCGAGAACACCGTGGAGGTCTGGGCGCCGAACTACGTCACGGCCAGCCGCCCGGTCACCATCGCCAAGAAGGACCAGGCCGAGGTGGTCGACTCTGCGCTCACCACGGGCATCGCGACCATCACCGGAGCCGCCTTCGACTGGTTCCTCGGCTCCGACCAGACGGCGAGTGCCGACGTGACCGTGACCAACACCGGCTCCGCGCCACTACGGGTCCAGCTCAGCGAGCAACGCCGCACCGACGGCGGGCACGAGGCTGCCGACCTTCCGTGGCTGACGCTGACGGGCAAGGCCGCGACCGGCACGGTCGAGCTCGCGGTCGGTGAGTCCACCACGGTCACGGCGACCGTCGACAACACCGGGCTCAAACCCGGCGTACTCGTCGGTGACGTGCTCGTGGCGTCGAACGCCGCCAAGGGCGAGGCCCAGTACACGCCGGTCCGTCTGGCGACCTCGGCCTACTGGAAGGGCGTCGACGTGGGCGGGTCCGGTCACGTCGGTGCCGATGGCTTCGTCTGGTCGCCCGACCAGGCGCTGGGCTCGGGAGCATGGGGCTACGTCGGAGGCGTCGTGCGCGCCACCGAGGCGGACATCGCCGGCACCGAGGATGACGCGTTGTTCCGCGCCCAGCGGACCGGGAAGACATTCGCCTACGTGTTCAAGAACGCGCCCGCCGGCACGTACCGGATCGGCCTCGACTTCGCAGAGATCGAGAAGGTCAAGGCCGGCATGCGTACCTTCGATGTTCTGGTCGACGGCAAGGCCGTGCTCCACGACCACGACGTGCAGGCGAGGGCCGGTGCGCTGACCGCGGACGTGAACACGGTCACCGTCGAGCACGCCGGTGGCGATCTGAAGATCGAGTTCCGCAGCGAGATCGGCGAGCGCGACCCGATCCTCACTGCCCTGAAGGTCCAGGAGGACCCGCGCCTATGA